From the genome of Solanum lycopersicum chromosome 7, SLM_r2.1:
aaataaaaaaaagtacttttgcTTTTTACTATTTGACCCAATCCACATTGCTCAAGTCTACGTGCTATCAAATCACATGTTGGGTCGGGTGGCAAAAATGTTAACTTAGAAAgcacaaatattatattatattggaatttattttttcttcaaaaatgtcaatataaaattcctatgtcttaaattatatttttcttttttacttgccgtttatttttttatatatatacattaggTTATATTGATAGAAGTGGTTGGTTTTAAAATTCAAgttatttaaattacaaataaaaatatgtcacataaattaagataTCACGAACCGTGAATACATAATCACCACATTATTCTAATTTACTACCCATAAGCTGTGCTATAAAACCTCTTAATGGTACAAACATTGAGGATATTTAGTAACTCTTTGTTGCTAGTGCATCTAGGAGTCTTGAATTGACTCAATGCAGCCCCATTTCCTATGTAAGATtccaatattttcttgaaagtgCCTCTCTCTACAATGCATAACTCTAATGGACCAATGGATTTTGTTCTTCTTGACACAACATAACCATGATCTACAAACGAAGCATCCATATCTCTACAACACTCATCGAGTACCTTTTCATCGATTTCTCCTTTGATTTCCCAATAAATCACATAGTGACCCGGTTGCTTTGTCACGTTTGCATGGCTCGTGAAATCTACTAGCTCGGCTCGTCTTGTGCCCTTGCTTAGTATTCGTGCGCCTCTCTCCACTACTAATTGGAGGTCTTTTTCAGTATTCTTATCGATGTTTATTGCTAATATCAGATTTCTCCTGCATATGAAGTTGAGTTTAGGGGTTTTCTTGTAAAAACCATCAACTTCTACCACATCCCCTAATCTATATCTATAAAGACCTGCAAgtagaaataatataatataatttaataaataggaattagttatatataaaatgagttgttaATATGTCAACATAAccaattttttagtttattccCCTACTTAGTATCTGACTAAATTTAGATTCAAGCCGTAAAGGTGTTAAGACACCTAGTACCCAAGGGGACTCTAATTTCAcaagtaaacaatgaaattttaaattttgaatctgaTATGTATGGAAATATTTACATGCATGTAGTATCAAAAttgacaaaattaatatattttacgtACCTGTAAAAGTTGTTATGACGATTTCATATTGTTGTCCACTCTTGACTTGACACAAGGGCACCGAATTACCTTCTATGTAATCATCATTTGTTGAATTAAGATTTACGTTTTGGTAATTATAATTTGACTTGTGTTTATAAAGGGGTATAAACTCAAAGTAAGAAAAAGTTGGTACAACTGCAAAAGTAACTTTTTCTGGTGGATTAGATGGATCCAAATTAACTCCAATCCAACTCTCAGTGGATCCATAATCAGCACTCACTAGAGGTAATTCCCCAGCATAATGTcttaattttgttaaatatgGCATCATTGATCCTGTCATTATTGAGTAAACATATTTAGCATTTGGCCATAATTTTGGGATTATGCTAAACCAATCTGCCCTTTCTAGCTCCACACAAATTGATTCAATTCTCGAAGCCAACTCTGGATTAGGCTGAGTGATACCTGTTGAAGACATGAAgaagtaattaaaaaatgtagtattatttttgtattaacagtttaaatttttagatgacgtaataatgtatatatatactttagtATTCATATAAGATCTTAATATTTAACTCTCATTGTCGCTCattattaaaatgaatttttacaTGCTAGGGAAAAGATGAAAGTGTAGCATGTATGGGGGTTAAAGAAGTacttaaaaatgtatttttttctaaCAGTATAAGCTTATAGATGATCATATAGTATTATCATATATCTACACTTCAATATTGATATCAGAGCAGGCTAGGAATCTTCTGTTCAAGTCTCCCTGCCACTCattattaaaagaataataCGTACTAAGCCAAAGAAGAAAGAGTGTAGCACGTTAAGAGGTGTATGTTGAAGACATATATATAATgaagtaaataaaaatgtatttttttcaacaagTTCAAGCTTTTAGATAAGATGTCTAACATGCTACAACATTACAAACTAATTAGTTGATCTTTTGTTCAAATCTCAATGTCActcgttatatttaaaaaaaaagatttttttacgTGTTACGTGAAGGTCAAGGGTGTACGCACAACACATAACAAAAGTCATTAAAAATACACCCTTTAAACTATTAGATGAGATAATAACAATACCTGACACAGATTTTCGGACTTTATCAATGTTGATTATTGAGCTAAGACTACCTTCCCTAATGTCATGGCACAATTCCTTCCACATTTCTTCAAATGATCTAAATGCTTCAACTATGCTATAAGCAAAAGCTGATGTAACAAATTCAACTTCATGTGAAAAATATAAGCCAAGAAGGAGGTGACAATATGTTGATTGTTTATAATCTCCACATGAAATAACTTCTTGAGGGCTACAAGTGAATGACTTTGTTTGCTGTTGTTTAATCTTGAATTCATCACTAGCATAATAGTGTGTTGTGGCTGTTCCTACTATTATTCCTCCTTTTGTTTTACATTGTTTGCTGCTATATATAAATTCAAGAATTCTTCCTCCTCTTCTTATTGGATATATCCTGTGACACCCCACCAtgcaaaattaatacaaaaatcagtaaaatttaagaataattaACTCATGATGAGAAGATTTTGTTTGGTCAATCTACTTCGGGttaaatcaatatattaaaagtgtttATATAgataagttattattttcacGCTCGAAAAAACATTTTCTGCTAGTACTCAAAATACTTATGTTTTGCCTATAAGCTTGACCAAACATCTTAATTCTCTAATATAAACACTTTATGCCAATATTAGAACAACAATTTACGCTTAAccaaaaatttccaaattaaAAGTATTCGTCTTTTTTAGCTttccaaaaattagtttttgtttCGATaacacttatttttaatttcactaaaacttaaaaatctccaaaatttgtaaaaaaataagaagggataatgcccaaataccccctcaacctatgctcgaaatctcagagacacacttatattatactaaggttctattacccctgaacttattttattaataattttttacccctttttagcttacgtggcactatcttgtgggaccaacgatggttgactttttttccgAACTATTGCCACGTAGGCTAacaaggggtagaaaattacatataaaataagttcaggagggtagtcggaccttagtatagtataagtgtgtctctgggatttcggacaTAGTCGAGGGgatacttgggtattttcccaaataaaaataaaaatcatacctTGATCTATATGCTGCTGCCAACTTGAAAATCTGAAGAGTAGTTTGAGAGCTATGGTGGGTAAAGGGCACAAATTTTTGTCTTCCATCTGTGGTTCCTGAACTAAACATAGTTCccacaacaaataaaatatcactaaaacaaacttccacttttatttgaaaaaaaaaaaattacttattagtGTAAGAAACAAATTAGTAGCAGCCAAATTATTAAGGCACAAAAGTAGGCTCCATAATTAAACATGTATAAACTAAGGTAAacaaaaatactataaaaaaacaaaaacaaaagtacTATAAAAAAAGAAACCCTCACCTTAATGATAGATTTGTAATGGGTTGTTGAGTGAGTAGAGGAGTTGTATCTCCATCAGCAATTCTCTTTGTAAAAGGCTCAATATCTGCATGAGAAGCAAGAGGGACTAAAGAAGCATAAGTTGACTCCaataaattttcatcaatttcttcaattttaatatCTCCAATCCATTTCTTAAGATACTCCACACCATGATTCATTTCAAGAATTCGCCGAAGCGTCCGCCGTTGAACAACGGCGGAATCGTCGGCGACTTCATCGAACCATCCTATGATGTCAGTTTCTATTTTATCCTTACAGTTAATATTCGTCATATTTTGCTAGGCATGCAGCCAGCAGGAagaaattgtatatatgtaatgtaatgttgttagaaaaaaaaaaaactatatactatataataaatataatgttgttgttgttgggaAATGATTTGTATTATTTGTTTGGCTTTTCTAAAAATTGACTACACATGACTCGACAACTGTTTatattagaattattatttagaaGCTAGCTGTCAACATCAAAGTTTTAAAGTCTCACTTATATTGGAAAAATTATACTTACTTCATCTATTAAGATGATATTACTTAGGTTTCACTTAAATTATAGTTTTGATTGGACactaaattcaataataaagaGTTGGAGATTTGTATATTACTAtaactataaatataaaaacttcTTATCAATGAAAATATAAGAATACGCTATTCTTttctaaatgaactaataaCGAAATGAGGGTGTGCGTGGGGTAATGAAAAACGTACATATAGTTgatattaaatcttttttttacttcaatCTATGTTTACTTTTTTATAATCTGAATCATCTTATTAGTTGAAATCTTGATTCTGTTTTCATCATCGGTTAAGGACATTAAATTAACTTATAGTTTTACCTACAGAGTTTATCAGAAtccaataattttgattttgatcttatttatatatatgtattaataaataatttattcaaactCCGATAATCTACCTTTTctagaattatattattaatacaaaCATATATAGGGTATCAAGTTGCTGCATTATGCAGCCCACATGCATTATGAAATATCATTTTTGTAAGCATTATTGTGATTTGATGATCCAAAAATAGAGCAACCCCCGTATCTCTTTTAAAAGAAATGTGTACAAATTCTTTATGGACCATAGAATTTTTCTTTCATCACATTTCTTTTAGGAATTCGATGGAGATAAGAGTATCTATAGTAGATATGATGTAGGGACCAAGAATCATAAATTTAACAgctatatatgttatatattttcttcgtttcaatttgtttatccTATTTTCTGTTTAAAAAAATCCCTTTTCACAACTCTTTCATTTCAACTTTACACGTAAACGACATGTTTAATAAAAAGattacaagattcaaaagtcttttttattttttattataattcgTATCAATGAAAGTCAAAATAGGATGTttatctatataaatatatatcaaaaacttcctatttttatttaccAATAAATCTTAAATGGTgaacttaaaagaaaattaaagaagtgTCCATGGAGGCGATCGAATccatgatttaaattttataagctcaaatattttatgaatttgtgaCGACCATGTAATTGACGGAGGACAAGCCTTTGAAAAAAGGATACACATTACACCTTAGGCGAAATCACATATTGAAATGggaaaaatccaaaaatcaaATCTATGTAGGCCTAAGCccaaagtaaataaaaataggaagtttgtaattgtattttttaaatgaatagaTTTTtacacataaatttatttttcttgtacaaaaaataaaagtaaaaaatcaaatgaaccTGGTACACATGCATATTATCTTTGTATTGAGTAGGCTCGTGATTTAGCACAGTAGATAACGTTTAAGGTTAAAGACTAAAAAGTGGTTGTCCATAGAGGGGaccaattattatttattattttacgtCTAATAAGTAAAATGGATATTTTTCAAAGTAGTGATGGACGCATATTGTGATGGAATGGTTGgtgagtattcttttatttgtaatttgatattttagatTTGAGTCTTTTTGAATACGAAATTTGCTTTGTTAGGGAGCACTTTATTCCTAATATGAGACTTTTAAGTGTATATTCAGAAGTAATCAAATTCTAACACAAATATCAAACACTAAAGAAAAAATCGAAAAGTttcatttcattcttcaaaGAAATTGAAGTTGCATAATCATCTTGATTGTGTATAATTGTGTACTACCAAAGACTTTGAGGTCACAAATTTAATGTACTCGCtcataattattaacatatcaATGATTTGAAGAATAGGCAGGGGCGGCTATatagtgtaaaaaaaaaaaagaaaggcttcaaatttttatcaagattaaaaataattatttacaaatttttttatatatacatattttcttTAACTTCATTCAAATAGAAGAAATCAAGAAATATTGTTTACCTTCTCACTTAATTATGTGCTAACATTTAcaataatttattctttttataacaAGCATATTAAGGTGCGAACCAAGTTATCAACATTTTgaagttgattttatgattctaaaactcttatttttatttgaagtttattgTTTATTACTTATAGAATTATGTCAATAgttcatataataattatattagtgaaaatgtttttcaaaggttgaattgatgaaattcttatgttaaattaataattgaaaaaaatacatatatgaagAAACCattgacaaaataaaaatattaagtaaataatttgCATCTGAAATGTGtatgaaaagtaaattttacataaatagatattatgtttgtttagatttttgaaacacattaaaaaattaagtatgaaaaaaaGTTACTTTAAACCTTTACATATGTTGAGTCGTCCCTGAGAATAAGTAATAGTGCTACAAATAAGTATGAAaagaaatacaatatatatttttatgtattaaaaatgataAGTAGGTGTTccttaatatttcctttgtttgTACtaacttgtttattttttacttgacacgccaattaagaaaataacaattgATATAATGAGCATATCATTTTTAATGCTATTAATATATTGCTAAAATATCTAAATCAATTTACTCATTAAAGATTTCAACAATATTacttcattcatttcattttatgtgtGGTAGTTTGACTCgacataaaatttgaaaaataaatgaagactttaaaattttgtgatataaaatgaattatagaAACGTACGTGGCTATAAACAATTTCActaaagataaaataagtatttaaaattaaatagataaaaataattgttatcttttaatttgtgaaaataaataattaattaaaaataactaaaaataaacaaataattctGAAGAGAAGATGGAATATTATATTCAacctttatttaattaaggaaggaaaaagatggcaataattgaagggaaaaaagaagaagctatTTCCAAtgtataaaacaaaaaacagattttcaaaattttgaaaacgaTACGACGGAACGTCGGGAAGCATGATACGATAAGGTGATGGAGAACCAAATTTAACTTTATAGTAACGAAGCTAAAAATCACGATTCGAATTAGAttaaatacaataattttaacGTATACATACATATTgagaattttttaatataaataaattattatgttgaaagtcaataacttaaaaaaaaattaaaatttttaatttataaacttCGAATTTTATTCCGCTTCCAAATTTTTGTTATAGAGATGATGAATATTTATGAGGAACAGAAGAAATCTCCACATCATATTTATTAACGTAgaaaatttatatgataatgctaagaaaagtcattattcaataaATGATTGAAAGGAGGTGCATTTATATCAAACTAGGTGTCATTTGGTAATCATTTAATGTTACataaagttttgtttttttcaataatagttatcaattaaatgaattcaaattctaaatacagatacataaatattaaattattgatgataaaattataataaaaatacttaaagtATAAAGAGAAATATCGAAATAACAAGTAATTAAAGATAAAGATGAGAAGTTAAGATTTTAGAAAGAAGATGAGAGGAACAAGCGGTTTCTACATAATACACATAACTCTTCCGTCTACTTCCTAATCTTATTTAACTGATTGATAATCGGATCTGAATTCCAAATAAAACTCTATAGTACTTTACTCAACTCAATAATTCCATCTAAATGAACCTCATTCATGACTTCTAACAAAAAAAGCTCGTACAAAGTCTACTTgatttataacaatatccaacaatatttggtcattttatcaaatccatgaataatttaatatttacttCCGAATTTactcttatcattaattatagttatttatatattacatttttcaagacattGCATTTATTACTCTCTCTGTCCggaattatttgtcatgttgcgctttcgaaagtcaatttgactaatttttaaagtcaaattaattcaatattttaaacaaaaaaatagattttttaaaactatatgaaaagtactataaattacaattttttgcatattaatatgatgaaaaaatatatcttaaaatgttagtaaaagtttttatagtttaactctaaaaatagaaacaatgacaaataataccggacGGAGAAAGTATATTCAAAGAATGATTTAGTAAAATTacctttttatttatagtttctTAATGTAAATCAATAGTGcacaattattttttgacaGATGGAATTGTAATTTGGAGATTAGTTAGAGTGAATCTATGTActtattttatgtaaaaattagCTATGGCCTATGCATGGACTTcatgtttagttattttttattttttcttttaaagtttatttcACAATAATACATATACAGATTCtctcataatatatatatgtacaattaattaattatgtacgTCTAAATTTTCAATCATATATCACGTgagttttatataaaaaaacatattttatatctATCCATCAAACATCgtataatgtatataaaaattaatacataaattagttATTTCTTACCGCGCTACCATCTAGGTGTACACTAAGGAACTTCCTTTGAGTTCCTACTAATCATTTACTCAATTTATAGATCAATTGGACTTGTTATTTACTCAGTAATTGCTCCGAAAATTAAAGAGCCAATCCATTTGAAAGTGCATTCCATAGTCCAAGAATATTAGTTCCAGTTGCAGCACTCATGTTATAATATGTCATCAAAtagattatcattttttattgtaaACCAAAACTTGCTACCCTTTCAAATGATTCATtcactgaaaaaaaaaacatgaaataattAGTATTTAAACAATGTAAACACTAACAGATCGTAACACTTACCGATAGAACGGTAAAAAAAGGAACCGTAAATTTGGAGACAAACCCTAACTCGTAATCAACAACTAAGTGTTATAGAAAGACAACTATCAAAGAAGATTTGTTCAATTCGATATCTTAACAACGATTAGTACGAattactaggttgtcttttctTCACTCATATCAATCTCTTCTTAGGTTGTCTTTTCTTCACTCATATCAAtctctttttaaatatttgattcacaTAATTATAACGTATCCTCACCACAATATTATAGCATTCATGATAACAGGGCCAGAGGACTGAAAGATTTGATTGACAAACTTTTGAAGGGACCAAAACTTTTATCATAATCTGAATTTACTGTTGTattcatgtatgtatatacaAGTTATGCATTTTATTTGGAGATTTGGCCTATCGATTATGTTGCAGAAAGATTCTAATTTCCCACCAAAACAATAATTTGTCCTGTTTCAGCATTTActaatcataaaaatttcagattttactctATGTTACAATTTATATGACATCATATATTTTGAGAGTCAAATAATTTGAACTTGATTAAAAATTTATGCATGAAATCTTTatcctttttgaaataaaatttatatatttgtaaactaagTAAAAAGTACTATGAGTCACCAtaattgacaattcaaaatgtttaaaagatttataaaaaaatttacaattaaaaatagacTTATTTGATTCTTGTAAAATGAGACGGAGGGAGTACATTACGCCTTTCATTTTCTAGCTGAAAACAGATAGTATCTAACCTCATAGCAAATAAGAAACAACATCTACAATTGAGAATGAA
Proteins encoded in this window:
- the GH3-8 gene encoding indole-3-acetic acid-amido synthetase GH3.10, translated to MTNINCKDKIETDIIGWFDEVADDSAVVQRRTLRRILEMNHGVEYLKKWIGDIKIEEIDENLLESTYASLVPLASHADIEPFTKRIADGDTTPLLTQQPITNLSLSSGTTDGRQKFVPFTHHSSQTTLQIFKLAAAYRSRIYPIRRGGRILEFIYSSKQCKTKGGIIVGTATTHYYASDEFKIKQQQTKSFTCSPQEVISCGDYKQSTYCHLLLGLYFSHEVEFVTSAFAYSIVEAFRSFEEMWKELCHDIREGSLSSIINIDKVRKSVSGITQPNPELASRIESICVELERADWFSIIPKLWPNAKYVYSIMTGSMMPYLTKLRHYAGELPLVSADYGSTESWIGVNLDPSNPPEKVTFAVVPTFSYFEFIPLYKHKSNYNYQNVNLNSTNDDYIEGNSVPLCQVKSGQQYEIVITTFTGLYRYRLGDVVEVDGFYKKTPKLNFICRRNLILAINIDKNTEKDLQLVVERGARILSKGTRRAELVDFTSHANVTKQPGHYVIYWEIKGEIDEKVLDECCRDMDASFVDHGYVVSRRTKSIGPLELCIVERGTFKKILESYIGNGAALSQFKTPRCTSNKELLNILNVCTIKRFYSTAYG